AACGGCTGGTTGCTGTGAGCTGCTTCTTGCAGTGGTTACAGATAGCAACGCAATTGCCGTCAGCACGGCGCTCCTTGGTGAAGTCCTGCCAAACAGCAGACCGCAACTTGCGTGCCCGTGGATTGTGCACCGCGTTCACAGACGCGAGCGTGGTGCTCACTGTGCCATCAATCGTCACCTCCATCGCTGCCGGTGCCAGCATGGTATCGCGTGTAGGCTTACACACTGCAGCAGGTCCAAAGAAGAAGTATCAGGAGAACAGTCGATAGTGGATAGAACTACACATTTTGATCCAATACGAAGTTAAAGGAAATGGCTCCATGTTTCTCTCTTTTGCAGAAACAAAAGGTCAAAGAAGGCTTTGGACACCCTACTGAAGAACTGGGAATCAATGGATGATGACTTCCCATGTACTGTCTGAATAAAAATTCCTCTTTCCAACTTAAAGATTGCTCATGTGTTAAGCGCATACTCACACTACATGACGGCTAAAATTTCGCGAAGTGCTGAAAGCTACCATGGCACAGGGTATATGCAAAATACGGACTGAACGACCTCCTTTCACTAAATCCCCTTCACCTACCCCGTCCGAAGACCCAATCCCCAAAACCACGACACAATCAGCCATGGCAAGCAAGCGATCTCGGGAATCCAGGGACTAATCGAAGCCCAGAGGGGTCGGGTCCTACTCCCGCCCCCATGCTCGAGCTCCACGAAATGGGCTCCCAAGCCGGGGCCTCAGCTACAGCTAGCGTTTCTGGCTCGGGTAAGCGGACCCGCTAAGACGGAGGAGGCGGAGAGGTAGAGGGCGTAGGGCGGGAGACTGACCTCGTctgcggcggccggcggcgagcggcggtgATGGGTCGCGGGGAGGGGACCCGCAACCCGATCCGGTGGGGGCTTAGCAGATCGGAGCCGGGGCCGAGGAGGCGTGGGTTGCGAGCCGCGACCCATTTCGCGAGTGCAGGGTGGTGGTTTTGTCGCCGTGGTGGGTTTCGGGTCCGCGCCTGCGCGATGGACGGCCCCGATGCGGCCGCGACAGCCAGCTTCTCGGTCGGGCGTGGTTGGCCCGGACCCCAGACTACTTTGGTTAGTGGTAGCCAGGTTGGAGTGGGTGTGGGTGGACCGAGGCGAACAATACCTGAACCGCGCGGGTTCGGGCCGAACTCAGCAGAGACCACAAACGAAACGGGCTCGGTCGGACGTACGGGGGCAGTCCGTCACGTCACGTCACGGTTTTACTTACAGTTGGTGTAGGATTTTACGTAGAGTTCGTGGAGGATTGCTACCGTGTCCGATGTGATCCATGGGTCGTGGCCTCCCATAAAAGGCATGGAGGTCCGCGCTACGACTTCCCATAGAGGAAAACTTCCGAGgacgatgacgacggcgacgatggGGCGCAACTCGGCGGCGGTACTCGTCGTGCTTGCCTGCCTCGTTTCCCTCGCATCGGCCCAGCAGGTCAAGACGACGGACACGCGCTGGAGCTACCGTCTTCCGCTGCCCgacggcgtcagcggcgccgagAGCCTCGCGTTCGCCGGCAAGGACGGGATCTACACCGGCGTCTCCGACGGGCGTGTCCTCAGGTGGGGCGGGAGCGCCGCCGGCTGGAGCACCTTCGCCTACAATGCCAACTACAGGTCGGTCGGTGTAATTAAAAGCTCAAAATCGTGTTATCAAGTGGGTCGATCGCGATTTAAAATTTAGCTTACGTGTGACATGTGGGACGTGTGTAGGAAAATTCCTTTGTGCTCGGATTCTGGGGTGCCGTCGGAAGAAAAGGAGAGCATATGCGGGCGGCCGCTGGGTGTCCGGTTCAACAGGAAGACCGGCGAGCTCTACATCGCCGACGCCTACTTGGGGCTCATGAAGGTCGGCCCGGAAGGCGGCGAAGCCCAGGTGCTAGCGACGGAGGCGGACGGCGTCCCCTTCCACTTCCTCAACGGCCTAGACGTCGATCAGGCCACCGGCGATGTCTACTTCACCGACAGCAGCACCAACTATCCCCGGAGGTACCGTGCACGCCCGATCACGCcttaattttattttatttttgtaacATCAACCCCGGAGATGACGAATCAACGTGCAGGTTTAACACGGAGATCATCATGAACGCCGACGCGACCGGCCGCCTGCTCAAGTACGACGCGCGGACGAAGCTCGTCACGGTGCTCGAGGCGGACCTGCCGTACCCGAACGGCGTCACGCTCAGCCGCGACAGGACGCACCTGGTGGTGGCGCACACGGTGCCGTGCCAGGCGTTCCGGTACTGGCTCAAGGGGCCCAAGGCCGGGCAGTACGAGCTCTTCGCCGACCTGCCGGGGTACCCGGACAACGTGCGGCGCGACGGGCAGGGCGGTTTCTGGGTGGCGCTCAACCAGGAGAAGGCGCGGCTCAACGCGACGGCGGCTCCGGTGAAGCACTTGGTCGGCGTCCGTCTCGGCGCCGACGGCGTGGAGGTCGAGGAGCTGACGGCCGCCAGGGGCGTGACGCTCAGCGAGGTGGCGGAGCAGAGCGGCAACAAGTTGTGGTTGGGTTCCGTCGAGCTTGATTATATAGGCCTCTTAGTTTGATCGATTATGTGGCAGCGCCTTTATGGATTAGTACGGGTTCGTTAGTGGTTGTCTCAGACTAGCCACCATGGGTAGTAACATAAAATAGTAACATTGCCCATATTACTATtttatgttactacctctataatggggagtaacatatgtgtggtaacatgcaacactttatttattagactatagactcatattgccttgatatgtgtgatgttactcatactagtagtaactagctatgttaccacatgcctctctttcttcatttattgcttgccacatcatctattttatctagatatgtgtgatgttattacctatgttactcccactgtaaGTAGTCTTACTAAATAGAGTTAAAGGTCATGGCTTCGTATGGCTTCAGGACTACATGCAACGGTTTTTTGCAGATGTAATTATGCGAGTATTAGTTATCCTTCTGTCAAATCCATTTGCTTTGCTTAAGATCTTTTTCTTTTTGCATGTTTTTCTTTCTGAATTTCGACTATTTGTACGGAATACTATTTAATAATACCATTTATTAGGAAAACATGAAAGGGTGATTTAAAAAGTCATCCAGAATTCTTTCTACATGAAAAAGGACAACAAAAAAGTTGTTCGATACTCATGTTGACTTTGAAGCAGCTACATGGTACTGGCATTTTGTAGGCGTGGTTCGTTTTTTCCCATTTGTCTCTATCTATTGCTGGGAAGGTATATGAAAGAAGGTAACGAAAAGTGGATCGAGGAATAAAAGCTCGAAGACAAAGAGAACTTCTCCGGGTTAGTGGAGAACCCATGCAGCATGGCTTCTCTGACGAGCAGGAAGCCACAAAAAGCAATGTACTATTGTAACTGATTTTTTAGTAGGCGAAGTTGCCGAATTCTGAAATCACTACAGGCATTGTGCAGAAAATTGTCGGCCCTAAAAACGATGTGTCCCCATGATCATTTTACATCACGATATCTTTCTCTTCTAGTTATGCATTTTCCACttcacttttatttttatttatttgatGGAATCGTCCGGGCAGAAACCGGGAAGAATCTCTTCTGCCGTAGAGGCCTCGTCGACTGCTTCCGCTACGCCAGGAGATGATGATCACGAAAAAACAAAGTGGGATGTCAAGACACCGATGAAAAAGATGGGTTTCGGCTGTAGCCTCTGTTGGAAAAGGCAGTGCCTCAGAGGCGCTTAGGCACGCTTAGGCGCTAGGCCACAACCAAACGCCTCGCCTAGGGCATAGGCGAAAGCCTAGGCATTGAAATCAATAAATTTTCCACTCGAGTGAGAAGTCATgacatattttgttgatgacccAAATGGACCATATTCCAATGGACATTATATGATAATTTACTGATTTACATGCTCTAAATTGATGCATATTGAGAAACAGTATAACGGGGCGAGCTAGGAGCCTCCACAGCGATTCGCGTCTCTCAGCCGTTGGATCACTCAAACATACGATGCAGATCAAGTCGGTCATCCCACATCCTTCACACGTTCGATGAACCGTCTCGCGGGCTGCTGCTCCGCAGAACGAGCTCCTGTTTCTCTCCTTAAGCGGGCCGTCCAAGGCCCAGGCCAGGTCGTCCAAGTTCCAGCTCTATTCCCCTGAACGAACGGCTCCTT
The Aegilops tauschii subsp. strangulata cultivar AL8/78 chromosome 3, Aet v6.0, whole genome shotgun sequence genome window above contains:
- the LOC109762298 gene encoding protein STRICTOSIDINE SYNTHASE-LIKE 10, with the protein product MEVRATTSHRGKLPRTMTTATMGRNSAAVLVVLACLVSLASAQQVKTTDTRWSYRLPLPDGVSGAESLAFAGKDGIYTGVSDGRVLRWGGSAAGWSTFAYNANYRSVGVIKSSKSCYQVEKESICGRPLGVRFNRKTGELYIADAYLGLMKVGPEGGEAQVLATEADGVPFHFLNGLDVDQATGDVYFTDSSTNYPRRFNTEIIMNADATGRLLKYDARTKLVTVLEADLPYPNGVTLSRDRTHLVVAHTVPCQAFRYWLKGPKAGQYELFADLPGYPDNVRRDGQGGFWVALNQEKARLNATAAPVKHLVGVRLGADGVEVEELTAARGVTLSEVAEQSGNKLWLGSVELDYIGLLV